In the Harmonia axyridis chromosome 3, icHarAxyr1.1, whole genome shotgun sequence genome, one interval contains:
- the LOC123675776 gene encoding protein SGT1 homolog — protein sequence MSENNETENPPFKHDWYQTETSVVITVLIKNITKEQLTIKFSESAVDLHINAGEHNSEISRIFKLSHNIVPDQCSYRLASVKIEIKLKKQEGYRWEKLEGACDNVLKTLPQTVIPKSDKPPSYPTSKGKDWSAIEKDICVQEKDEKPEGEEALNKLFQDIYGKGSDEVKKAMNKSFMESGGTVLSTNWREVSKDKVECKPPDGMEFKKWES from the exons atgtctgaaaataatgaaaccgAAAAC ccTCCTTTCAAGCACGACTGGTATCAAACAGAAACATCTGTCGTAATTACGGTTCTCATTAAGAATATAACAAAAGAGCAACTCACTATCAAATTCTCAGAAAGTGCAGTAGATCTTCACATAAATGCAGGAGAACACAACAGTGAAATATCAAGAATATTCAAATTGTCTCATAATATAGTTCCTGATCAGTGTAGTTACAGATTAGCCTCTGTTAAA attgaaataaaattgaaaaaacaggaAGGTTATAGGTGGGAAAAATTGGAAGGAGCTTGTGATAATGTGCTCAAAACTCTACCccaaa CTGTTATTCCCAAATCAGACAAACCACCCTCTTATCCTACTTCTAAAGGTAAAGATTGGTCTGCAATTGAAAAAGATATATGTGTACaagaaaaagatgaaaaacCAGAAGGTGAAGAAGCTTTGAACAAACTTTTCCAGGATATATATGGAAAAGGCAGTGATGAAGTGaagaaagcaatgaataaaaGCTTT ATGGAGAGTGGAGGAACAGTATTAAGCACAAATTGGAGAGAAGTATCTAAAGATAAAGTGGAATGCAAACCTCCAGATGGTATGGAATTCAAGAAATGGGAATCTTAA